cggaacggacccggatttattccggccaaggactgtcaactcggcagaattctgccgctacaacagcaacaacaacgagttGCCACATCAGTcgagttgttgttattgttgttgtagcggcagattTCTCAACAGTCGAGTCTACATAACTGGAACGGACTTGGATTTTTTAAGCGACCAACAgttgttatttcggcgatctaaccctgtttggagcGGTAAGTTTCAGTCGAGTCTACGTAACCGGGGCGAAGCCAAGAACtgagagttgttgttgttgtaacggttacctagttcCCACTTGGGTGATAAgttatagtttggttgtcgtcgaggttcGGCAGCATTACTACAGGAATACTACtactaatacaacaacaacaacaaaaacttttacGAAAGTAAAAATATGGGTTTATAACTGGTAAAGCACACTTGACTCAAAATCAttcctaaaaattatttggagtATGTTCGACTGTTCgacaaacaacaataaccacAAGCAACTCAAAAGGAATGTCAACTTCCAATTTAACTTCGCTCTGCGGTAGTGAAAACTCTAAAAGAACCGAACACACAATTCACAATTTGTTGCCtacttccatttttttttatttatatattttgtagctaCCTAAGTTATCAAACGGAATTTGCATGCATTTTCCCCACTAAGCAAATTTTAGTAAGTGTAATTCCAGTAATttagataaaaataataataaaatgtatttttacaacaaaatccgcttaatattatataatatatatgtatgtacattaaaaagTCAAATTGGCGTTCTCCTCAGTCACGCCTATTTCGTAATCAGCACCATATAAGGTTTGTTCATTACCGTGAACATCATCCACTACCAATATACTATCCATGTGTTCTTCCTCGTTGATTTCTAGGAACTCGCTTACACCCTGCTGCATGGCCAAATGTTGCTCATTTACCATATGATAGTCACTCTCTTCCATATACTCATCGCCCTCCTCCACCAAATCGTCGTAATCGTTGGCACTGGCTTCGGATTTTTGATGCACTTTGTAGTGCGCCTAAAAGCAGACAACAAAAAATGTGCACTATTGGACATACACAATAAATTTATAGTTAACCTACAATTAAATGATGTTTTCGGCGAAATCGTTTCACGCAAAATTCACACTGAAAACGACGTTCGGCTGTGTGTATCGTGTGCAAGTGTATGCGTAACGTCGAcggagatatgaatttttgtttgcaCTCATGGCACTCAAAGGATTTGGCTGTATGTGAATAACGGTGCATTTTCAAATGCTGCAGTATGAGAAAGTCCTTGCCTGCAAGATAAACAAAGTGATGGAcacgtttttttatattttttttaaatgatttttctttaattatttttattttaattatttttttttaattattttttaattattattttttaattatttttctttaaattattttttttattattttttttttaaactattttttttttttaagtatttttttattttaaataattattattttttaatgggtCAACAGCATACCGCAAATCTCGCATTCAAACGGTCGTTCGCCGGTGTGCGAACGCATATGTACCGTTAAATCATGCTTGGACAGAAATCCTTTTTGGCATTCCGTACACTTGAAATTACGCACATTGTTATGTCGATCCATGTGATAACGGTAATGCACTTTTTGATTGAATGTACGCTCACAGATATCACATTTAAAAGCCGGTTCACCGCTGTGCAAACGCAAGTGCACACGCAAGGCATCGTTGGTATGTAAGAGTTTTGTGCAATAGGGACATGGAAATTTGTTGTGGTGCACTGTTTTACTGCAATAAGtaacaacaatataaatttctttttataatacatataaaagcGGGTTTTAGCACCTACCGATGTTGCAGAAAATCGGTGCGTCGTAGGAATTCCAAACCGCAAGCTTGACATTCGTATGCACGGCGAATGTTGCCTCCGTTACACGCGCCTGACACTTTCGGTCGCTCCAATGCATTAATCGGTAGACTACTATTGGTGTCTTCCAAATAATGCACATCGAAAAATTCCACTGGTTCTTGCTTCAAATCATTGCGCTCTTCGACAGAGTTCTCTTCAAATAATGGCGCAAATTCGACCACTTTATCGTCACTTGTTGTTTTAATATCAGCATGTTCGATAGCTAATTGCGCGTCCGTAACATGCTCAGCTTGCTCCTCTTCGTAATACTGCACATCAGCACTGTCAGTCGCTTCTGCTAATAGTTCATTTAAACACTCATTTGTGTTCACTTTCGTTGGCAGCGTCACTGCAGGCGCATATTCTTGTAAGTAATTAACTTCTTCCATGGTAGTTGGCGTGTAAGTAACCGCTTGACAGTCCTCAAAAACAAATTGTTCTTGCTCAGTTATATTTGTACTTGCATCCGCTAGCAGGGACTCGATTACACCATTTTCATTACCTATGGCAGACATATCACATTCTACAGATTCTTCCTTTAAAATATCTGAGTTTCTCGTTTCCGATTCGACATGTGTTACATTTTCACCTTTTCCTTCTACATACGCATTACTTTTATCGGTGGCGGTGTAAATTTTCGCCAACTCTTCCAGTGTACGTCGCGCCTTCATGGTCAATTTACGAAAGAGTCGCATTTGCAAATCACAACTATTACACAGATACTGCGGGTATATTTCCATGGTTGATGCTTCAATCTAAAAGATGAAACCTATTAAATATAGATGGTACTATAGAAAAAAAACGCGTGGGATTCACCTCAACACCGAGCATTTCTTCATACAGCTTGCCCGTATTAGTAAGCTGCCATGCGTGTGACTGCATCACACCACTTTCTTCTATTACTTGCACAACGTATAGGCACTCATAGTCACCATCCTGGTTAGGACTACGACAAACTCGACAGCTGTTTACCACCTCCTCCTCTTGAAACAtcacatttaaaattattttagtgctcaaatgtttataaacaaattccACAAGGAATGAGTGTAAAATAATTGTTATCCCTTTTATCGCAGAATGCGAATATCGGCGAAAACGAAATGTCAAGTTGTTATCGATAAAACTGAATATTATCGAacttttattaagaaaattaaattcgCTGCTTATGATGaccgaaattttcaaaaacgaaatttttaaaacttttgtatgCCAATATATTTGACACACACGCGATTTCACTATAAGCGATTTcgggtttttcttgtttttgaatatatttgtttacaaatataacTCAGGCAACCCGCGCCAAACTATAttttaccagagaatgtaaatgattttatactcatttacattctctggtcataggacttgcatttttaatgtgtaatatttttactgtttgCTATTGTTTATATTACGTTAACTAGATTTAAATGTCAGCTTCGCGTCATCAAGGtttgaatttaatttccaaattaaataatattcatgTAGAGGATTTGCAATATGTGGAGCAGGATTTGTGCTATTATGAATTGGTAAGTGCTGTTGGTACAGTGAATTGCCACTATAATAAAGGCATTTCctgtgtaaatatacatatgtatatgcatatgtaaataaatttccatagcTTGTTAATTTGTTGTAcaactatttatataaaataagatgacaaatactatattataaaatataatattttttgtttatctttgtatttgtttttattttttcaacagGTGTCATTGGGCTTTTTGCTGTTTGGCGATGAACGCGCAAACGCTGAATTTGCGCTACAAAAGgtatatcaatatataaacaaccaaaatatttaataaaaaaaatatatttatatgcatacaccTAGCTACTAATACTCTCCAACACGCACAAGGAACGCAGTTGTGGTGGCGCTGATTTACTCAGCAAATACATAAGCGTTAATCCGCGCAATTGGCGTGCACAGTTAGTAGAAGCTTTGTCTATAATAGGCGCTCGACGTGTCTTACGAAAGCTGGGCTTCGACTGGAATGAATTACACTATCACTATCTGCCACATATTGGCGAACTGAGTGTGCTTGTGCATCCACTGCTAAAGGCGTTATATCGCATATGTGAACGTTTGAAACCGGCGCAAGCAGGACAATTGGTATTACGGGTCAATGAGCAACGTAAGCCGCCAGAGGAGCATCTACGTTTCTACGATTTTGcatatttggaaatatttctattagaCTGGCTATCGCGGCGCATTATTACattgggtgatggtgttgcaaaTGGTGCTGATGTTGATGTGTTGctagaatttttcaaatttaacgaTTTGGATGCATTAAAGACACTACTCCTTGAAACAATTGTAAATAACGCAGATAATAAACACATGCACAATAACGCACATATCACTGCGGATAATGCGACAGCGATCACTGGAAATAGTGAAAATTATGCTGCTgagaaaaacacaacaacaatgcaaacaGATGCAAACGCATCTACCTCAGTACGAGACTGTGATTTAACCATAAATGAAAGGTACGAAGTGCGTCACGAGCGTGCTGGCATACTATTAATCATCAATCAACTAAATTTCCATGAAGACACCGATCCTGATATGAAGGTGAGTTTTGTGCGcggaaatatttgtaaatgattagctaattaatttatttcaagaaATTATTGCCGAAAAAATCACTCTCACCACGTCACGGTTCGAATATGGACAAGGATCGTTTGAAAGACGTCTTCACGCTTTTCGGTTACAAACCAAAGGTATTCGAAGATCTTACACATATTGAACTAATGCATCGCATACGGGAAACGGTCAAATTATCTTTTCAATTTGATTCGCTAATTGTGTGCATACTTTCGCATGGCACCGAAGGCAAGTAGTTGGCATCTAATGTTTTTGCTGAGtaattacatataataaatatatatatata
The sequence above is drawn from the Bactrocera oleae isolate idBacOlea1 chromosome 5, idBacOlea1, whole genome shotgun sequence genome and encodes:
- the Dredd gene encoding caspase-8 — its product is MSASRHQGLNLISKLNNIHVEDLQYVEQDLCYYELVSLGFLLFGDERANAEFALQKLLILSNTHKERSCGGADLLSKYISVNPRNWRAQLVEALSIIGARRVLRKLGFDWNELHYHYLPHIGELSVLVHPLLKALYRICERLKPAQAGQLVLRVNEQRKPPEEHLRFYDFAYLEIFLLDWLSRRIITLGDGVANGADVDVLLEFFKFNDLDALKTLLLETIVNNADNKHMHNNAHITADNATAITGNSENYAAEKNTTTMQTDANASTSVRDCDLTINERYEVRHERAGILLIINQLNFHEDTDPDMKKLLPKKSLSPRHGSNMDKDRLKDVFTLFGYKPKVFEDLTHIELMHRIRETVKLSFQFDSLIVCILSHGTEGSVYGSNSIPVEISEIEHIITGDTLVGKPKLLIIQACQKDESPINERYKPDVEPHRFSDLLKAMSTVPGYSAMRHTLEGTWFIQELCDAVQRFGDRRHIVDILIAVNRKVSERRGNKNEIMMPISSYTLRKFFFLPSRK
- the LOC106618557 gene encoding RB-associated KRAB zinc finger protein, translating into MFQEEEVVNSCRVCRSPNQDGDYECLYVVQVIEESGVMQSHAWQLTNTGKLYEEMLGVEIEASTMEIYPQYLCNSCDLQMRLFRKLTMKARRTLEELAKIYTATDKSNAYVEGKGENVTHVESETRNSDILKEESVECDMSAIGNENGVIESLLADASTNITEQEQFVFEDCQAVTYTPTTMEEVNYLQEYAPAVTLPTKVNTNECLNELLAEATDSADVQYYEEEQAEHVTDAQLAIEHADIKTTSDDKVVEFAPLFEENSVEERNDLKQEPVEFFDVHYLEDTNSSLPINALERPKVSGACNGGNIRRAYECQACGLEFLRRTDFLQHRKTVHHNKFPCPYCTKLLHTNDALRVHLRLHSGEPAFKCDICERTFNQKVHYRYHMDRHNNVRNFKCTECQKGFLSKHDLTVHMRSHTGERPFECEICGKDFLILQHLKMHRYSHTAKSFECHECKQKFISPSTLRIHLHTIHTAERRFQCEFCVKRFRRKHHLIAHYKVHQKSEASANDYDDLVEEGDEYMEESDYHMVNEQHLAMQQGVSEFLEINEEEHMDSILVVDDVHGNEQTLYGADYEIGVTEENANLTF